One segment of Primulina tabacum isolate GXHZ01 chromosome 6, ASM2559414v2, whole genome shotgun sequence DNA contains the following:
- the LOC142548998 gene encoding thiosulfate/3-mercaptopyruvate sulfurtransferase 1, mitochondrial-like isoform X3, producing MASAALCRGLIARRLLNSSSPSRFQKSQFFTSLIGKKPSQPQLFFPHLAYKNPVSISRSMSSAAVASQSSFSMQSLSTNEPVMSVEWLHANIREVDWKVLDASWYMPNEQRNPLQEYQVAHIPGALFFDVDGVSDRTSNLPHMLPSEEAFAAAVSALGIENKDGLVVYDGKGIFSAARVWWMFRVFGHERIWVLDGGLPRWRALGFDVESSASSDAILKASAASEAIAKVYQGQRVEPVTFETRFQPHLVWALEQVHRNIEEQTHQHLDARSKARFDGVAPEPRKGIRSGHVPGSKCVPFTKNPRRA from the exons ATGGCATCTGCCGCTTTGTGCAGAGGTCTCATTGCCCGTCGCCTCCTTAATTCTTCTTCGCCATCTCGTTTCCAAAAATCCCAATTCTTTACCTCTCTTATTGGC AAGAAACCATCTCAACCACAGTTATTTTTCCCCCATTTGGCATATAAGAACCCCGTCTCCATTTCTCGTAGCATGTCTTCAGCTGCGGTGGCATCTCAATCTTCATTCTCCATGCAGTCCTTGTCAACTAATGAGCCTGTTATGTCAGTTGAGTGGCTCCATGCCAACATTCGAGAAGTTGATTGGAAG GTTTTAGATGCATCCTGGTACATGCCAAATGAACAGAGGAACCCACTTCAAGAATATCAG GTTGCACACATACCTGGTGCGCTTTTCTTTGACGTTGATGGTGTTTCAGATCGTACCTCCAAT TTGCCACATATGTTGCCGTCAGAAGAAGCATTTGCAGCTGCTGTTTCTGCACTTGGCATTGAGAATAAAGATGGGCTTGTTGTTTATGATGGAAAGGGAATTTTTAGTGCAGCTCGTGTTTGGTG GATGTTTCGAGTATTTGGGCATGAAAGAATTTGGGTTTTAGATGGAGGTCTACCTAGATGGCGTGCTTTAGGATTTGATGTTGAATCAAGTGCATCGAGTGATGCTATCTTGAAAGCCAGTGCTGCCAGTGAGGCAATAGCGAAAGTGTACCAAGGACAGCGG GTTGAGCCGGTTACCTTCGAAACCAGATTTCAGCCACATCTAGTTTGGGCACTTGAACAG GTTCACCGTAACATTGAGGAGCAGACCCATCAGCATTTGGATGCGCGCTCCAAAGCTAG GTTTGATGGGGTTGCACCAGAGCCTCGTAAGGGAATAAGAAGCGGCCATGTTCCTGGCAGTAAATGTGTTCCTTTTACCAAG
- the LOC142549965 gene encoding uncharacterized protein LOC142549965, which produces MDELVAHFHSMHPPRFSGSEGAEKAELWISEFEELFDLVEYPPECRLRLAVHQLKDCAKMWWSTTLMTLDAQRIVPSSKASEFHNLKQGDMSVAEYADSFYAMLRYAPHVAASQVAVVESFIEGLNDHLRPFVSTGKPLNYLEAVEIAKRAEASLKRSGNRVSTQHHQSGRQQFSSSGSASLRPRWKQFKKPDSSSSSSGNRGGYRYSGPYCDHCGASIPVISVLEFKGFVIIVVGRVILLESVLVRWGNQPRQSRGQGGPHNQSSVHVFSLTEDEAQAAPASHSFVSHAFVVSHDLRTTCMNSNLSVANPMGKMIITDNVVFNAVLFHDENVLYLNLIVLPMHDFDCIVGMDVLTTNHATVDCYRGIVRFRPRFAPKWNFYGRGSQAKIPLVSAIEMNRLLDSGNEGFLVYAVDLSQDERRISDIPVVCEFPDVFPKEIPGFPPEREVEFSIELMP; this is translated from the exons ATGGATGAATTAGTTGCGCATTTCCATTCTATGCATCCACCTCGATTCAGTGGTTCGGAGGGAGCCGAGAAAGCTGAATTATGGATTTCTGAGTTTGAGGAATTGTTTGATTTGGTCGAGTATCCTCCAGAGTGTCGATTGAGATTAGCTGTCCATCAGTTGAAAGATTGTGCTAAAATGTGGTGGTCTACTACATTGATGACTTTAGATGCTCAGAGGATTGTTCCATC TTCTAAGGCTTCTGAGTTTCATAACCTGAAACAAGGCGATATGTCAGTTGCGGAGTATGCAGATTCTTTTTATGCTATGCTGAGAtatgctcctcatgttgctgcGAGTCAGGTTGCTGTCGTCGAAAGTTTCATTGAAGGATTGAACGATCATCTGCGCCCTTTTGTTTCTACCGGTAAGCCACTGAATTATCTTGAAGCAGTGGAAATAGCAAAAAGGGCTGAAGCTAGTCTTAAGAGGAGTGGCAATCGAGTTTCCACCCAACATCATCAGTCGGGGAGGCAACAATTCAGTTCATCTGGTTCTGCATCTCTTCGTCCACGTTGGAAGCAATTTAAGAAGCCCGATTCTAGTTCTTCGAGTTCAGGGAACCGTGGTGGATATCGTTATAGTGGACCTTATTGTGATCACTGTGGGGCAAGCATTCCAGTAATCAGTGTGTTGGAGTTCAAGGGGTTTGTAATAATTGTGGTCGGCCGGGtcattttgctagagtctgtcctaGTAAGATGGGGAAATCAGCCCAGGCAG AGCAGAGGGCAAGGTGGTCCACATAATCAGTCATCTGTTCATGTATTTTCCTTGACTGAGGATGAGGCTCAGGCAGCTCCAG CATCTCATTCCTTTGTTTCTCATGCATTCGTTGTTTCGCATGATCTTCGCACCACTTGTATGAATTCCAATCTATCTGTTGCTAATCCGATGGGCAAAATGATTATCACTGATAATGTGGTGTTCAATGCGGTTTTGTTTcacgatgaaaatgttctgtatCTGAATCTCATAGTTCTACCTATGCATGACTTTGATTGCATCGTTGGTATGGATGTTTTGACTACAAATCATGCCACTGTTGACTGTTATCGAGGAATAGTTCGTTTTAGGCCTAGATTTGCTCCTAAATGGAATTTCTATGGCCGTGGTTCTCAAGCCAAGATTCCTCTAGTTTCTGCCATTGAGATGAATCGATTGTTAGATTCTGGTAATGAAGGTTTTCTGGTTTATGCTGTGGATCTATCGCAAGATGAGCGACGGATTTCTGATATTCCTGTAGTCTGTGAGTTTCCTGATGTGTTTCCAAAAGAGATTCCTGGTTTTCCACCAGAACGAGAAGTTGAgttcagtattgaattaatgCCATGA
- the LOC142549000 gene encoding putative protein FAR1-RELATED SEQUENCE 10 isoform X2: MVSVPSRPVWMKRQLCPCGDWKCFVTYEGQVDEANMGAQLIKNDSRLSETMVSPYVGMVFTSDDLAFEYYGNFARKNGFSVRKERSRLSPQLGVYKRDFVCHRSGFAPTRKKQTGEHQRDRKSVRCGCDAKMYLSKEVVEGISQWFVVQFSNIHNHELLEDDQVRLLPAYRKIHEVDQERILLLSKAGFPIHRIVKVLELEKGIRGAQLSFLERDVRNFIQNHKKVIQQNDALLMEKRESDTMDLLEACRASRDADPYFVYDVTVDEKDNVENIAWSCGDSIHAYNIFGDVVYFDLTYHSMTYGMLFGAWLGIDNNGKILLFGCALLQDETARSHAWALQVFLRFMKGRNPQSIITDVDTGLGEAIRSELPNTKHVISLYSILPRISSWFCLPLGPRFREFKYEFEALYNLESTDDFEFRWNQMVSHFELNSDKHIALLFSLRACWAFPYTRGCFLAKMVSSSFWKSRDDFFHGVFKGQTCLRGIFEQVGNFSNYKMHAHVEPHYMHLKTCLPFEEHAQSILSPFAFKALQEELALAMQYAASEKSPGSYFVRHFKKIEGERLVIWIQEQEHIHCSCNEFESSGILCRHALRSNLNVKDEWYEEFNSLTATLFSEALLTKERSDFVHGELTKDLTRLINQVRDMPTVDEVIDVTLLPANGLRESCA; the protein is encoded by the exons ATGGTGTCGGTTCCATCGAGGCCTGTGTGGATGAAAAGGCAGCTGTGCCCCTGTGGTGATTGGAAATGTTTTGTGACATATGAGGGACAAGTAGATGAGGCAAACATGGGAGCCCAGTTAATTAAAAATGATTCTAGGTTGTCAGAGACCATGGTTTCACCTTATGTAGGGATGGTGTTTACGAGTGACGACTTAGCATTTGAATATTACGGGAATTTTGCAAGAAAAAATGGATTTTCTGTTCGGAAGGAGAGGTCGAGGTTGAGTCCTCAGTTAGGGGTTTACAAGAGAGATTTTGTTTGTCATAGGTCAGGATTTGCACCAACGAGGAAGAAACAAACCGGTGAACATCAAAGGGACAGGAAATCGGTTAGATGCGGATGTGATGCGAAAATGTACTTGTCGAAGGAGGTTGTAGAAGGGATTTCTCAATGGTTTGTTGTGCAATTTAGTAATATACATAACCACGAACTATTAGAGGATGATCAAGTTCGGTTGCTACCAGCTTATCGAAAAATTCATGAGGTGGATCAGGAGCGCATTCTTCTGCTTTCAAAAGCTGGTTTTCCAATACACCGTATAGTTAAGGTGCTCGAGTTGGAAAAAGGCATCCGAGGTGCGCAGCTCTCTTTTTTGGAAAGAGATGTGAGGAACTTCATCCAAAACCACAAGAAAGTCATTCAACAAAATGATGCTTTATTGATGGAGAAAAGAGAAAGTGATACAATGGATCTTCTTGAGGCCTGCCGGGCAAGCAGAGATGCTGATCCTTATTTTGTCTATGATGTTACAGTCGATGAAAAGGACAATGTTGAAAATATTGCTTGGTCTTGTGGGGATTCCattcatgcatataacattttcgGTGATGTGGTCTACTTTGACTTAACATATCATTCGATGACTTATGGTATGCTTTTTGGAGCATGGCTTGGCATTGACAACAATGGAAAAATTCTCTTATTTGGTTGTGCGTTATTGCAGGACGAAACAGCCCGCTCACATGCTTGGGCCTTGCAG GTATTTCTCCGGTTCATGAAAGGAAGGAATCCACAATCGATTATTACAGATGTAGACACTGGTCTTGGAGAGGCCATAAGAAGTGAATTGCCAAATACAAAGCATGTCATTTCTTTATACAGTATCCTTCCCAGAATATCTAGCTGGTTCTGTCTTCCACTTGGCCCAAGGTTCAGGGAATTTAAATATgagtttgaagcattgtacaaCCTAGAAAGTACAGATGATTTTGAATTCCGGTGGAATCAGATGGTTTCCCACTTTGAACTTAATTCTGATAAGCACATTGCTTTACTCTTTTCACTTCGTGCTTGTTGGGCATTTCCTTACACAAGGGGTTGCTTCCTTGCCAAGATGGtttcttcatcattttggaaaTCTAGGGATGATTTTTTTCACGGAGTTTTTAAAGGGCAGACCTGTTTACGAGGTATTTTTGAGCAG GTCGGAAATTTTTCTAATTATAAAATGCATGCACACGTAGAGCCACATTATATGCATCTAAAAACGTGCCTCCCTTTTGAAGAGCATGCACAAAGTATTCTTTCCCCCTTTGCATTTAAAGCTTTGCAAGAAGAACTGGCCTTGGCCATGCAGTATGCCGCATCAGAAAAATCTCCTGGATCTTATTTTGTGAGGCATTTCAAGAAGATTGAGGGAGAACGGCTGGTAATATGGATACAAGAACAAGAACATATTCACTGTTCATGCAATGAATTTGAGTCATCGGGAATTTTATGCAGGCATGCCCTTCGG AGTAATCTAAATGTCAAGGATGAATGGTATGAAGAATTCAATTCTCTGACTGCGACTTTGTTTTCTGAAGCATTGCTGACGAAAGAGCGATCTGATTTTGTTCATGGAGAACTTACAAAAGATCTTACGAGACTTATTAATCAGGTTAGAGACATGCCAACTGTTGATGAAGTTATCGATGTCACGCTACTACCTGCTAATGGATTGCGAGAATCGTGTGCATAA
- the LOC142549001 gene encoding CASP-like protein 2B2, producing MSYVGVGVSPGNVPVYHGSNLKVIDRRVRLAELGLRCLICASAITSIVLIVTDYEVKEFFTVRKEAKFTDVKAVVFLVVANGLAVAYSLIHVLRCVLTMISGSVLLNKTLAWAIFSGDQIMAYLNLAAVSAALQSGLFAKFGQTELQWMKICKLYEKYCKQSGEGFAIALLASLSMVILSAISAFSLFRLYGGNAGKNNRKR from the exons ATGAGTTATGTTGGTGTTGGTGTTAGTCCTGGCAATGTGCCTGTTTACCATGGGAGCAATTTGAAGGTGATTGACAGGCGGGTGAGGCTAGCAGAACTGGGTTTGAGGTGTTTGATTTGTGCCTCAGCCATTACTTCTATTGTTCTTATTGTGACAGACTATGAGGTTAAGGAGTTTTTCACAGTTAGGAAGGAGGCCAAATTTACAGACGTGAAAGCAGTTGT ATTTTTGGTGGTGGCCAATGGATTAGCTGTTGCTTACTCACTTATTCATGTTTTGAGATGTGTTCTGACTATGATTAGTGGGAGTGTGCTGTTGAATAAGACCTTGGCTTGGGCTATTTTCTCTGGTGATCAG ATCATGGCCTACTTGAATTTAGCTGCAGTTTCTGCTGCCTTGCAATCAGGATTGTTTGCCAAGTTTGGTCAGACGGAACTGCAGTGGATGAAAATATGCAAACTGTACGAGAAATATTGCAAACAAAGCGGAGAAGGCTTTGCCATCGCGCTTCTGGCGAGCCTTTCCATGGTCATATTATCAGCTATTTCAGCTTTTAGCCTTTTCCGTTTGTACGGAGGCAATGCAGGAAAGAACAACAGAAAGCGGTGA
- the LOC142549000 gene encoding putative protein FAR1-RELATED SEQUENCE 10 isoform X1, producing the protein MVSVPSRPVWMKRQLCPCGDWKCFVTYEGQVDEANMGAQLIKNDSRLSETMVSPYVGMVFTSDDLAFEYYGNFARKNGFSVRKERSRLSPQLGVYKRDFVCHRSGFAPTRKKQTGEHQRDRKSVRCGCDAKMYLSKEVVEGISQWFVVQFSNIHNHELLEDDQVRLLPAYRKIHEVDQERILLLSKAGFPIHRIVKVLELEKGIRGAQLSFLERDVRNFIQNHKKVIQQNDALLMEKRESDTMDLLEACRASRDADPYFVYDVTVDEKDNVENIAWSCGDSIHAYNIFGDVVYFDLTYHSMTYGMLFGAWLGIDNNGKILLFGCALLQDETARSHAWALQVFLRFMKGRNPQSIITDVDTGLGEAIRSELPNTKHVISLYSILPRISSWFCLPLGPRFREFKYEFEALYNLESTDDFEFRWNQMVSHFELNSDKHIALLFSLRACWAFPYTRGCFLAKMVSSSFWKSRDDFFHGVFKGQTCLRGIFEQVGNFSNYKMHAHVEPHYMHLKTCLPFEEHAQSILSPFAFKALQEELALAMQYAASEKSPGSYFVRHFKKIEGERLVIWIQEQEHIHCSCNEFESSGILCRHALRVLVLQNYFQLPNKYLLSRWRQESSLYCHNEQSNLNVKDEWYEEFNSLTATLFSEALLTKERSDFVHGELTKDLTRLINQVRDMPTVDEVIDVTLLPANGLRESCA; encoded by the exons ATGGTGTCGGTTCCATCGAGGCCTGTGTGGATGAAAAGGCAGCTGTGCCCCTGTGGTGATTGGAAATGTTTTGTGACATATGAGGGACAAGTAGATGAGGCAAACATGGGAGCCCAGTTAATTAAAAATGATTCTAGGTTGTCAGAGACCATGGTTTCACCTTATGTAGGGATGGTGTTTACGAGTGACGACTTAGCATTTGAATATTACGGGAATTTTGCAAGAAAAAATGGATTTTCTGTTCGGAAGGAGAGGTCGAGGTTGAGTCCTCAGTTAGGGGTTTACAAGAGAGATTTTGTTTGTCATAGGTCAGGATTTGCACCAACGAGGAAGAAACAAACCGGTGAACATCAAAGGGACAGGAAATCGGTTAGATGCGGATGTGATGCGAAAATGTACTTGTCGAAGGAGGTTGTAGAAGGGATTTCTCAATGGTTTGTTGTGCAATTTAGTAATATACATAACCACGAACTATTAGAGGATGATCAAGTTCGGTTGCTACCAGCTTATCGAAAAATTCATGAGGTGGATCAGGAGCGCATTCTTCTGCTTTCAAAAGCTGGTTTTCCAATACACCGTATAGTTAAGGTGCTCGAGTTGGAAAAAGGCATCCGAGGTGCGCAGCTCTCTTTTTTGGAAAGAGATGTGAGGAACTTCATCCAAAACCACAAGAAAGTCATTCAACAAAATGATGCTTTATTGATGGAGAAAAGAGAAAGTGATACAATGGATCTTCTTGAGGCCTGCCGGGCAAGCAGAGATGCTGATCCTTATTTTGTCTATGATGTTACAGTCGATGAAAAGGACAATGTTGAAAATATTGCTTGGTCTTGTGGGGATTCCattcatgcatataacattttcgGTGATGTGGTCTACTTTGACTTAACATATCATTCGATGACTTATGGTATGCTTTTTGGAGCATGGCTTGGCATTGACAACAATGGAAAAATTCTCTTATTTGGTTGTGCGTTATTGCAGGACGAAACAGCCCGCTCACATGCTTGGGCCTTGCAG GTATTTCTCCGGTTCATGAAAGGAAGGAATCCACAATCGATTATTACAGATGTAGACACTGGTCTTGGAGAGGCCATAAGAAGTGAATTGCCAAATACAAAGCATGTCATTTCTTTATACAGTATCCTTCCCAGAATATCTAGCTGGTTCTGTCTTCCACTTGGCCCAAGGTTCAGGGAATTTAAATATgagtttgaagcattgtacaaCCTAGAAAGTACAGATGATTTTGAATTCCGGTGGAATCAGATGGTTTCCCACTTTGAACTTAATTCTGATAAGCACATTGCTTTACTCTTTTCACTTCGTGCTTGTTGGGCATTTCCTTACACAAGGGGTTGCTTCCTTGCCAAGATGGtttcttcatcattttggaaaTCTAGGGATGATTTTTTTCACGGAGTTTTTAAAGGGCAGACCTGTTTACGAGGTATTTTTGAGCAG GTCGGAAATTTTTCTAATTATAAAATGCATGCACACGTAGAGCCACATTATATGCATCTAAAAACGTGCCTCCCTTTTGAAGAGCATGCACAAAGTATTCTTTCCCCCTTTGCATTTAAAGCTTTGCAAGAAGAACTGGCCTTGGCCATGCAGTATGCCGCATCAGAAAAATCTCCTGGATCTTATTTTGTGAGGCATTTCAAGAAGATTGAGGGAGAACGGCTGGTAATATGGATACAAGAACAAGAACATATTCACTGTTCATGCAATGAATTTGAGTCATCGGGAATTTTATGCAGGCATGCCCTTCGGGTACTGGTACTCCAGAACTATTTTCAACTTCCAAACAAGTATCTTTTAAGTCGGTGGCGTCAAGAAAGCTCACTTTATTGTCATAATGAACAGAGTAATCTAAATGTCAAGGATGAATGGTATGAAGAATTCAATTCTCTGACTGCGACTTTGTTTTCTGAAGCATTGCTGACGAAAGAGCGATCTGATTTTGTTCATGGAGAACTTACAAAAGATCTTACGAGACTTATTAATCAGGTTAGAGACATGCCAACTGTTGATGAAGTTATCGATGTCACGCTACTACCTGCTAATGGATTGCGAGAATCGTGTGCATAA
- the LOC142549002 gene encoding WEB family protein At5g55860-like produces MFGFNVRTRHSGPASPRSVGSPFSAGSPAIMETPRATNSPRADTGEIDTSAPFQSVKAAVSLFKDVGSPKSMPVNKKSKADERVLERETQHHMMLRELDYYKDQMRNAETAKAQALRELQRANRTMVDLTNKLETLSESKQEAIRSTEAAKNRATHLEKQKSMRAQLGSDAWKIDVDNERELYKASAGELIAAKQELTNLRQDFDAAIEGKLAAFQQAEDAQHAIKVNEERQSQLSNEVAALMETLDQVKTASSQAIEAHMRIMEEKEALLQNHKTGKEEVGEEMKRLMEEYEPEEILEEKLEATTEAIRVMREQLNTVRESDLSSLATVESELDDAKWALQEVIAEEKAIQSSVESLKLELEGLKRERSESEQKALQTESAIQQMQADVEKIKTEKTILEAEVMRRDAESFKQEAESARIAAKEAEEKLEIVLKEAEAAKLAEKLADDQIRNSPRTDAADSRGSGCIRKIKLSVDEFESMKKKIETLTNKADINVATAMAQVEIVNTNERQVVTKVDEIMKELADIQSETEDALKRAEMAEAAKKVVEGELLKWRREERSEAGESSYSSEAIRL; encoded by the exons ATGTTCGGTTTCAATGTAAGGACGAGGCACAGCGGTCCAGCATCTCCGAGGTCCGTTGGTTCTCCGTTCTCCGCTGGTTCTCCAGCAATCATGGAAACTCCAAGGGCCACTAACTCTCCAAGAGCAGATACGGGAGAAATCGACACCAGTGCACCGTTTCAATCGGTCAAGGCTGCTGTGAGCTTATTCAAGGACGTTGGCTCGCCTAAATCAATGCCTGTAAACAAGAAATCCAAAGCTGATGAG AGAGTGTTAGAGAGAGAGACACAACATCACATGATGCTCAGGGAACTTGACTACTACAAAGATCAGATGCGAAATGCGGAAACCGCAAAGGCTCAAGCATTGCGTGAGCTACAGAGGGCAAACAGAACCATGGTAGATCTAACAAACAAACTAGAAACCCTTAGCGAATCCAAGCAGGAGGCGATTCGATCAACAGAAGCCGCAAAGAATCGAGCCACTCACCTTGAAAAGCAAAAATCTATGAGAGCTCAACTAGGTAGTGATGCATGGAAAATAGATGTGGACAATGAACGGGAACTCTACAAGGCGTCAGCAGGAGAACTTATTGCTGCTAAACAAGAACTCACAAATCTTCGGCAGGATTTTGATGCTGCCATAGAAGGAAAATTAGCTGCCTTCCAGCAGGCAGAAGACGCCCAACATGCGATCAAAGTGAATGAAGAGAGACAAAGCCAGCTTTCCAATGAAGTTGCTGCCTTGATGGAAACGCTTGACCAGGTTAAGACTGCCTCCTCTCAAGCCATAGAAGCACACATGAGAATTATGGAAGAAAAGGAGGCGCTATTACAGAACCATAAAACCGGTAAGGAAGAAGTCGGGGAGGAAATGAAGCGTTTGATGGAAGAATACGAGCCTGAAGAAATTCTCGAGGAGAAGCTCGAGGCAACAACCGAAGCGATTAGGGTCATGCGGGAGCAACTTAATACTGTACGTGAATCAGATTTAAGTTCTTTAGCAACCGTAGAATCGGAACTCGACGATGCAAAATGGGCTCTTCAAGAAGTTATTGCAGAAGAAAAAGCAATCCAAAGTTCTGTCGAGTCGCTTAAACTGGAACTGGAGGGATTGAAGAGGGAGCGTTCCGAATCAGAGCAGAAAGCACTCCAAACAGAATCCGCAATTCAGCAAATGCAAGCTGATGTTGAGAAGATAAAAACTGAAAAGACTATACTTGAAGCAGAAGTGATGAGGAGAGATGCCGAGTCATTTAAACAAGAAGCCGAATCGGCAAGAATTGCGGCAAAGGAAGCTGAGGAAAAGCTGGAAATTGTACTAAAGGAAGCCGAAGCAGCCAAACTAGCAGAGAAACTCGCTGACGATCAAATCCGTAACTCACCAAGAACTGATGCTGCCGACTCACGAGGTTCGGGATGTATTAGGAAGATCAAATTGTCAGTTGACGAGTTCGAATCGATGAAGAAGAAGATCGAGACCCTCACAAATAAGGCTGATATAAACGTGGCTACTGCCATGGCTCAGGTGGAGATAGTAAACACAAACGAGAGACAGGTGGTGACGAAAGTGGACGAAATTATGAAAGAATTGGCGGATATACAATCAGAAACCGAAGATGCATTAAAGAGGGCAGAGATGGCCGAGGCTGCGAAGAAGGTTGTGGAAGGTGAACTCTTGAAATGGCGCCGAGAAGAACGGAGTGAAGCCGGAGAATCATCTTACAGTAGCGAAGCGATACGGTTGTGA